TCAAGATCGCAAATGAAAAGAAATCAAAGCCGTATTTTGATGCTACGATTGAGAAAAGGAAGGACAATGTACTCGACTTTAAAACAAGCGGTGCAAGATTTGCAAGCCGAAAGCGCAACCACGCTGAAAGTGCTGGACTCTCTGACAGACGCATCGCTTATACAGCCGATCGTGGAGGGACACCGCACGCTTGGCCAGCTGGCCTGGCATTTGACGACGTCGTTCCAAAGCATTTTGGAGCAAACCGGCTTGCGGACGCTAATCAAATCTGAATTCAAATTGTAAACATTGAAAATTTAGGAGGTATTTTAATGGTCCGATTCTTAATTCTATACCCCGAGCCAAGTGATACAGAGGCGTTTGAGAACCACTATCGCGAGGTACACATTCCTTTGGCAAAAAAACTTCCGGGTCTCCGCCGTTATTCCTTAAGCCGTAACTCAGTACCGATTCGAGGAGCCGATCCCTACTATCTCGTAGCCGAATTGGATTGGGATAGCATGGAAGACATCAACAAGGCATTCCAGTCACCGGAAGGAAGAGCATCTGCCGAAGATGTTAAAAATCTTGAACGGCTAAGTCCAGGCATGCACTCCATGGTATATGAACTTAAGGAAATCGTGTAAATCCTAATTGCAATTTAGTGCTCAATAAAACATCGCTTTAAATTAAACCATGGCTGATGCAGAAAGATGGGCCGCCGGGATACAGGGGCCGGCGTATGCGATTGATGATCAGACCGCCATCAAAGTGGTCGACGGAGCAGTCGAAGTGGTCTCCGAAGGGCATTGGAAACTGTATTCGCCTTAGCATTTTTGAAAAATTAGGCGATCGGACGCGAAATAAACCGCCTTTCCCCAAGCGATTTTCATTTAACATAACCTATAGGTAATAAAAAACAGCCCCCGATTAAGGGGCCGTCTTATGTAAGTGTTGTTCGTTTAAAGGACGCGGCGCGCGGTGACGAATTTATTTTTCCAATACGAGATGTTCATGCTCGTGATTTTTACGCCGCTGCCGGCGCTGTGCAGCATTTTTCCGTTACCTGCGTAAATCGCGACATGACTGATGCCTTTCCCGCTCGTGTTGAAAAAGATTAAATCGCCGACGCTGAGATATCCTTTCGCCACCTTTTTCCCTTTCAATGCCTGCGCGGAAGAGGTGCGGGGCAGTGTAACGCCGAGCTTTTTAAAAATATATTGCGTAAAGGAAGAGCAGTCGAAAGCGGTCGTGCTTCCGGAATCGGCGCCGAACAGATACGGGGTGCCGAGAAATTGTTTGCCGACGCTGATCAGCTTAAGCGATTCGGGAGTGGCGGCGCTCGCCTTGGACGGCGCACCGAAGGTAAACGCAGAAAAGCCTAACGCGATACATATGCCGATTCCAATCGTTCTTGAAAGTCTTTTCTTGAACATTCTGCTATGCGGCCTCCATCTTGATAGTAGTCAATGCTTCCGGGGTATTGATTCCAGCATTAACTATAGCACATCAAAATAAGGCCGATTTTGCCAATGAGAGCGCATTCGGATTGCTCGCAATGGATTACGCTTTTTATGAGAAATTCATGAGAACTTTTTAATCGCGAAAAAAAGCTGTCCTTCTTGCTTTTTCGGCAAGATCGTGGACAGCTTTTTCGGCAAAAAACGTTATTTTCCGCTTACCCCCATGCCGCCAGCTCCATTTCGAATTCATGAGCGAAATCCGGACTGACCGGCATTGCGCGCACGTTTGCCCCAGCCAGCAGCGCGCCGTCGCCGGGCAGTGCGCCTTCGTACAGATAACATCCCGTCCCCAGCTGCTTGACCATGGTCAGCGGCGCTTTCCAAATGCCGCCTTTTCCGTCCGGACCGACCGCTTCAACCCGGATATCCTGATGCCAGATCGGCCCGAGAACGACCTCGACCCGGCAAACCGTGCTCGGCAGTCCGATCCTTGTGCCCTGCGCTGATGCCACCTCCATGTGGCGAACGGACACCTCGCGCCAATGGCTGCGGATGAACCGTTTATAGTCCGCCACCTTCCGTGCAAGCTCGAAGCCGTCCGCGGCAAAGCGCGCTCCCCGTTCCGAAACGGGCGCATACAGGGTGCGCCAGTAATCGAGCACCATACGCGTCGTATTGAACTGCGGCGCCAGCGAAACGATCGATTCCTTCATCATAGCGGTCCATCCGCCCGGAACGTCATCGCCGCCGCGGCTGTAATAAAGCGGCACGACCTCGTTCTCCAGCAGCTCGTAAAGCGCCCGGCTGTCCTGGTCGGCGCGCGCGTCGTCCTCCAGCTCTTCCGCGCCGGGGATCGCCCAGCCGTTGCGGCCGTTATAGCCTTCGCACCACCAGCCGTCGAGCACGCTCAAATTAAGCACGCCGTTAACGGCCGCTTTCTGCCCGCTCGTCCCGCTCGCTTCCATCGGCTTGACCGGCGTGTTCAGCCAAACGTCGACGCCTTGAACGAGGCGTTTCGCGATATCCATCGCATAGTTCGGGACGATAAAGACGCGGTCCTTGAACCGTTCATCCGCGGTCAGACGGGACAGGCCGCGAATCAGCTCTTGACCGGCGCCGTCCGCGGGGTGCGCTTTGCCGGCGAAGACGAGGACGACGGGACGCTCCGCATCGCGGAGGATGCGCGCGAGCCGCTCCGGATCCCGAAAGACGAGCAGCGCCCGCTTATACGTCGCAAACCGGCGCGCAAATCCGATGACCAGCGGCAGCCGTCCCCCGCCAGCCGCCGGCAGCCCGAGCTCCCGGAGCATACGCCCCTTCGCCTGCTCGTGCGCTTCCCACAGCTCCCGGTCCGGGATATCCCGAATCGGCTCCCACAGCTCCGTTTTGGCCGCTTTCGCTCTCCACTGCTGCGGTAAATGCCGGTCGAAGAGCGCCTTCATTTCTGGCGACAGCCACGTTTCGGTATGGATGCCGTTCGTGATCGCTTCTACCGGAATATCTTCGCCCGGGATATGGGGCATCCAGCGGTGAAACAGCTTTTTCGTCACCTCGGCATGAAGCCGGCTGACCCCGTTCACCTTTGCGGAAGCGCTTGCCGCGAGGCGGGTCATGTTGAAGCCGCCTTCCGCCCGGCCGAGCTCCAAAATCCGCTCGCGGCTCGTCCCAAGCTGCCAATAATAGCCGCCCAAAAAACGGTCCACCAGCTCTTCGCTGAAAATATCGTGACCGGCGGGAACCGGCGTATGCGTCGTAAACACCGTGGCGGCCTTGACCGCTTCCAGCGCCGTCTCGAACGGAACGCCTTCGGCCGACAGCATCCGGATCCGCTCGAGCGTCAGAAAGGCGGAGTGCCCTTCGTTCATATGCCATACGCCGGGCACGATTCCAAGGGCAGCCAGCAGCCGGACGCCGCCGATGCCGAGTATGATTTCCTGCCCGATCCGGACGGCGGGATCGCCGGGGTAGAGCCGGTCCGTCAGCCTCCGGTCGTGCTCGCCGTTCAGCTCCGTGTCCGCGCTGAGCAGATAGACGGGAGCCGACCCGGCCCGGGCGACCAGCGCCTTCAAATAGACCTCCCGTCCCTCCAGCGGTACGGTGACGAGCAGCTGACGGCCGCCGGCGTCCAGCACGGGCTCCAACGGCAATCGGTCCGGGTCGAGCATCGGATACAGATGCTCCTGGGTGCCGCTCTCAGAAATGCGCTGCTCGAAATAGCCGCAGCTGTAAAAGATGCCGACCCCGACGAGGGGCAGTCCCAGATCGCCGGCGGCTTTCATATGATCGCCCGCCAAAATGCCCAGCCCGCCCGAGTAAATCGGCAGCGACTCGTCAAGCCCGAACTCCGCGGAGAAGTAGGCCGCGCAGGTACACATAAGCATCACCTCACGTTTTACGAGATGGTTGTGCCGGAACTTACCCGATATCCTATGCAAAAGACCGGCACTCGTGCCTATCCCTGCTGCGAAGCGGCGGTAAACCGGTTCCGCTTGAAAGCGGCGCCCCCTGAGCCGCATCCGACCGTTCGAAGCTCCCGGCTCGCCGAAGCCCGGAAAAACCGGCAATAACGGCTGAAGCCGTCTATCCGACGGCGGAACAAATATCTTCCCTTCAACCGATAGCAAAAGGAACGTGAAGTGTGAACCTATTCCGCTACAAAGAGAAAAGCCGCGGAATACCGCGGCTTAATCGAAGGCCCCTTCCAAATTTTTGAACTGGTTGTAAAACATCCGGTAG
This genomic window from Paenibacillus humicola contains:
- a CDS encoding DinB family protein, whose protein sequence is MICFIEDILIPGRKNRSVSGTRVVDVRNGHSRSQMKRNQSRILMLRLRKGRTMYSTLKQAVQDLQAESATTLKVLDSLTDASLIQPIVEGHRTLGQLAWHLTTSFQSILEQTGLRTLIKSEFKL
- a CDS encoding EthD family reductase, with the protein product MVRFLILYPEPSDTEAFENHYREVHIPLAKKLPGLRRYSLSRNSVPIRGADPYYLVAELDWDSMEDINKAFQSPEGRASAEDVKNLERLSPGMHSMVYELKEIV
- a CDS encoding C40 family peptidase, translated to MFKKRLSRTIGIGICIALGFSAFTFGAPSKASAATPESLKLISVGKQFLGTPYLFGADSGSTTAFDCSSFTQYIFKKLGVTLPRTSSAQALKGKKVAKGYLSVGDLIFFNTSGKGISHVAIYAGNGKMLHSAGSGVKITSMNISYWKNKFVTARRVL
- the glgP gene encoding alpha-glucan family phosphorylase, translating into MCTCAAYFSAEFGLDESLPIYSGGLGILAGDHMKAAGDLGLPLVGVGIFYSCGYFEQRISESGTQEHLYPMLDPDRLPLEPVLDAGGRQLLVTVPLEGREVYLKALVARAGSAPVYLLSADTELNGEHDRRLTDRLYPGDPAVRIGQEIILGIGGVRLLAALGIVPGVWHMNEGHSAFLTLERIRMLSAEGVPFETALEAVKAATVFTTHTPVPAGHDIFSEELVDRFLGGYYWQLGTSRERILELGRAEGGFNMTRLAASASAKVNGVSRLHAEVTKKLFHRWMPHIPGEDIPVEAITNGIHTETWLSPEMKALFDRHLPQQWRAKAAKTELWEPIRDIPDRELWEAHEQAKGRMLRELGLPAAGGGRLPLVIGFARRFATYKRALLVFRDPERLARILRDAERPVVLVFAGKAHPADGAGQELIRGLSRLTADERFKDRVFIVPNYAMDIAKRLVQGVDVWLNTPVKPMEASGTSGQKAAVNGVLNLSVLDGWWCEGYNGRNGWAIPGAEELEDDARADQDSRALYELLENEVVPLYYSRGGDDVPGGWTAMMKESIVSLAPQFNTTRMVLDYWRTLYAPVSERGARFAADGFELARKVADYKRFIRSHWREVSVRHMEVASAQGTRIGLPSTVCRVEVVLGPIWHQDIRVEAVGPDGKGGIWKAPLTMVKQLGTGCYLYEGALPGDGALLAGANVRAMPVSPDFAHEFEMELAAWG